One Coffea eugenioides isolate CCC68of chromosome 2, Ceug_1.0, whole genome shotgun sequence genomic window, TTGAGGTCCAAGTCATGATGGTGTTCACCTCCAGCTTTATGATCATCTTGATCTTGAGCTACATCAGCTtctttccttgaatttgaagggccTGCTTCTTCTTGGTTTATAATCATACCAGGAGGCGGAGGAGGaggcggaggaggaggaggagtgcATAACTCCTTCTGAGCTGGTTGATCTTCCATGAAATCTCCGGGCTGGAATGTGGGGTTCCAAACTGCACTGGGCTTGTTCTGATCATGATTAGCCCTTTTCTTCTGATCTTCCTCTAACCTTAACCTATCTGCATTGCTCATAACCATCCTTTCCCTGATATCTCGAGTACTTCTGATTAAAGCAAAGAACGTCTCCATCTTCTCTTCTTCATTATCTTCTTCTGCTTCTGCATCATCCAtctttctcttcttcctctcccCATCCATACTGCAAAATAACAAGGCTGGAGATAATAAGGGCCTGGCTAGCAGCTTGTTTGGGAATTGAGAATGATGGATAGTGGCCTGAATAGCACTAGTAAAGATAGATATGATTTGGGTGATTGACTTCAACCTGGTCTGTCCAAGTGACCTGCTATGATTTGTATTGCTTTGGTCTTCGCATAGTTATAAAGAA contains:
- the LOC113762615 gene encoding PX domain-containing protein kinase-like protein, which translates into the protein MDGERKKRKMDDAEAEEDNEEEKMETFFALIRSTRDIRERMVMSNADRLRLEEDQKKRANHDQNKPSAVWNPTFQPGDFMEDQPAQKELCTPPPPPPPPPPPGMIINQEEAGPSNSRKEADVAQDQDDHKAGGEHHHDLDLNLSL